One Epinephelus lanceolatus isolate andai-2023 chromosome 17, ASM4190304v1, whole genome shotgun sequence genomic window carries:
- the ttl gene encoding tubulin--tyrosine ligase, whose amino-acid sequence MNTPMYTFVTRDDNSTIYAEVSKILVSTGQWKKLKRDNPRFNLMLGERNRLPFGRLGHEPGLVQLVNYYRGADKLCRKASLVKLIKTSPELSDSSNWFPESYIIYPTNLNTPVAPATNGISHLKNNPKTDEREVFLASYHSKKESGEGTVWIAKSSAGAKGAGILISHDANQLLEYIDNQGQVHVIQKYLEKPLLLEPGHRKFDIRSWVLVDHQYNIYLYREGVLRTSSEPYNSSDLQDMTSHLTNHCIQKEHSLNYGRYEEGNEMFFDEFRLYLLNTHNVTLESTILLQIKQIIKSCLTCIEPTISTKHLSYQSFQLFGFDFMVDESFKVWLIEINGAPACAQKLYSELCQGIVDVAISSVFTLNSGGDSSSASSSPYSSSPSSTFSTNSCSSPKLRGPLNVGPFTRL is encoded by the exons ATGAACACCCCGATGTACACATTTGTCACCCGTGACGACAACAGCACCATTTATGCAGAAGTTTCCAAAATCCTCGTCTCGACTGGACAATGGAAGAAGCTGAAAAGAGACAATCCCAGATTCAACTTAATGCTCGGTGAACGGAACAGACTGCCCTTTGGACGTCTTG GTCATGAACCAGGACTGGTGCAGCTTGTGAATTACTACAGAGGAGCAGACAAGCTTTGCAGGAAGGCATCCTTGGTCAA GCTAATAAAGACCAGCCCAGAGCTGTCCGACTCCTCTAACTGGTTTCCAGAATCCTACATCATCTATCCCACTAACCTCAACACCCCTGTTGCTCCAGCTACAAATGGCATTAGTCATCTGAAGAATAATCCCAAGACAGATGAGCGTGAAGTTTTCTTGGCCTCTTATCACTCTAAAAAAGAAAGTGGGGAGGGCACGGTGTGGATAGCCAAGTCTTCTGCTGGAGCTAAAG GTGCTGGTATTTTGATATCCCATGatgctaaccagctgctggagTACATTGATAATCAGGGTCAGGTTCATGTTATTCAGAAGTACCTGGAGAAACCTCTGCTCCTGGAGCCGGGACATCGGAAGTTTGACATCAG GAGCTGGGTGCTAGTGGACCATCAGTACAACATCTATTTATACCGGGAGGGTGTGCTACGGACGTCCTCTGAGCCCTACAACAGCTCTGACCTCCAGGACATGACCAGTCACCTCACCAACCACTGCATCCAGAAGGAGCACTCCCTGAACTACGGACGATATGAGGAGGGGAATGAGATGTTCTTTGATGAGTTCAGGCTGTACCTGCTGAACACTCACAATGTCACCCTGGAGAGCACCATATTACTTCAGATCAAGCAGATCATAAA GAGCTGTCTGACATGTATTGAGCCGACAATCAGCACCAAGCACCTGTCCTACCAGAGCTTCCAACTCTTCGGGTTTGATTTTATGGTGGACGAGAGCTTCAAAGTGTGGCTCATTGAGATCAATGGAGCTCCAGCCTGTGCACA gAAACTATACTCAGAGCTATGTCAAGGTATCGTGGATGTGGCCATTTCCAGTGTCTTCACCCTGAACAGTGGCGGTGACTCCTCATCTGCTTCCTCTTCACCTTATTCCTCCTCCCCATCCTCCACgttctccaccaactcctgctCCTCTCCCAAACTGAGAGGACCTCTTAACGTGGGCCCTTTCACTCGACTGTAA
- the fignl1 gene encoding fidgetin-like protein 1, translated as MSGPHLDEWQRRSFDISSGNCTPEQTADAYRAHILSIQYAWASSQLSQAGMASLLRTNSEHYAAVLDSDDPRTGLNNYAESALHLARSQRNYSDKWESSLTMESVLELPCVQKMIQAGAGGGGSLVAPEDVNITVGQESRGSSLSAPFAGVRSEAALFKPIGQPQPKTEVNSPAANITLERPRGSDGMSVNPNSFSRPPARPQSVFSHSSSVLPQGNSGPTGGTQNHQSTFFPTSNPSKRKNFYNSDGGDGGRGQHGGQAGTDQRAGSTFKTAREQFIVDQQKKHSNQPQRGQTTGMAATIKKSLGANRPRGTFSKFVSPMPRQEEEEGGASRISNQEPQILDERLKNFEPKIVELIMSEIMDHGPPVAWDDIAGLEFAKTTIKEIVVWPMLRPDIFTGLRGPPKGILLFGPPGTGKTLIGKCIACQSGATFFSISASSLTSKWVGEGEKMVRALFAIARCHQPAVIFIDEIDSLLSQRTDGEHDSSRRIKTEFLVQLDGAATAAEDRILVVGATNRPQEIDEAARRRLAKRLYIPLPEASARRQIVTNLMAQEKNQLRESELESVVTATEGFSGADMTQLCREAALGPIRSIQLSDIATITADQVRPILYNDFQEALKTVRPSVSSKDLELYEEWNKTFGCGR; from the coding sequence ATGAGTGGCCCACATCTGGACGAATGGCAGAGGAGGTCCTTTGACATTTCATCTGGCAACTGTACACCTGAACAGACGGCCGATGCCTACCGGGCCCATATCCTCTCCATTCAGTATGCATGGGCAAGCTCCCAGCTCTCTCAGGCCGGCATGGCCAGCCTGCTCAGGACCAACTCGGAGCACTACGCAGCAGTGCTGGACTCGGATGACCCCCGCACAGGGCTCAACAACTATGCAGAGAGTGCGTTGCATCTGGCCCGCAGTCAGAGGAACTACAGTGATAAGTGGGAGTCATCCCTGACTATGGAGAGTGTGCTGGAGCTGCCCTGCGTGCAAAAGATGATTCAGGCAGGGGCAGGGGGAGGAGGCTCCCTGGTGGCACCAGAAGACGTTAACATAACTGTGGGACAAGAGAGCAGAGGCAGCTCTCTGTCTGCTCCCTTTGCCGGAGTCAGGTCAGAGGCTGCATTGTTCAAACCCATAGGTCAACCACAGCCAAAGACAGAGGTCAATAGTCCTGCTGCTAATATTACTTTAGAGAGGCCAAGAGGCTCTGATGGGATGTCAGTTAATCCAAACTCTTTCTCCCGACCTCCAGCCCGACCACAGTCCGTGTTTAGTCATTCTTCTTCAGTTCTTCCACAGGGAAACTCTGGCCCTACAGGGGGCACACAAAACCATCAGTCCACCTTCTTCCCCACCTCCAACCCATCTAAGCGGAAGAATTTTTACAACTcagatggaggggatggtggcaGGGGGCAACATGGAGGTCAAGCAGGCACTGATCAGCGAGCTGGAAGCACCTTTAAAACGGCTCGTGAGCAATTTATTgttgatcaacagaaaaaaCACTCCAATCAGCCCCAGAGAGGTCAGACCACTGGGATGGCAGCAACTATAAAAAAATCTCTGGGTGCTAACAGGCCTCGAGGTACATTTTCTAAATTTGTGTCACCCATGCCAcgacaggaggaggaagaaggaggggCGAGCCGTATTTCCAATCAGGAACCTCAGATCCTGGATGAACGTCTGAAAAACTTTGAGCCAAAGATAGTTGAGCTGATCATGAGTGAGATCATGGACCACGGGCCTCCTGTTGCCTGGGATGACATAGCAGGCCTGGAGTTTGCCAAGACCACCATAAAGGAGATTGTTGTTTGGCCCATGCTGCGACCTGATATCTTTACTGGCCTCCGCGGTCCACCCAAAGGTATTCTGTTATTTGGACCCCCAGGGACTGGAAAAACTCTGATAGGAAAATGCATAGCTTGCCAGTCAGGTGCCACCTTCTTTAGCATCAGTGCTTCATCACTCACATCCAAGTGGGTGGGTGAGGGAGAAAAAATGGTGCGAGCCCTGTTTGCAATTGCTCGCTGCCACCAGCCTGCTGTCATTTTCATTGATGAAATTGACTCACTGTTGTCCCAACGCACAGACGGGGAGCATGACTCATCACGTAGGATAAAAACAGAGTTCTTGGTTCAGCTGGACGGGGCAGCCACAGCAGCTGAGGATCGCATCCTGGTGGTGGGCGCCACCAACCGGCCTCAAGAGATAGATGAGGCTGCCCGGCGACGCCTGGCAAAGAGGTTATACATCCCCCTGCCTGAGGCAAGCGCCCGAAGGCAGATAGTAACTAACCTCATGGCTCAAGAGAAGAACCAGCTGAGAGAGTCAGAGCTGGAGAGCGTGGTAACAGCCACTGAGGGCTTCTCAGGGGCTGACATGACTCAGCTGTGCCGAGAGGCAGCGCTGGGGCCTATCCGCAGCATTCAGCTCAGTGACATCGCCACTATCACTGCAGATCAGGTGCGACCAATCCTCTACAATGACTTCCAGGAGGCCCTTAAAACAGTACGACCGAGTGTCTCATCAAAAGACTTAGAG